The Hoplias malabaricus isolate fHopMal1 chromosome X2, fHopMal1.hap1, whole genome shotgun sequence genomic interval CAAGCATTCTTTCCTCAGCCTTTAGGGCACAATGACAGTACATTGTGTTTTCTTGTGTTTTAGAGTGCCCTGTTAGTGCGTTTAAGTCTGAATCGCACTCTTCAGCTGTGTGGGAATGAGACTGACTGCTGTGCTCGGCCACTGTGTGTGGTTGAGACTTTGCAGGTGTCTGCATGTCTACATGATGCTCCTCTGGCCTCTCTTATCATTCAGGCTCAGATTTATGCCCAGCTATCTCCTGCAGGCCCCGTTTCAGGtcagcattctactgcttctcTAAGCCTACACTTTTCATATATTGTTATCCAGGAGTTGCTTCTGAGCTCTGAAACAGGGGCCAGTCACTGATTTTCTTCTGTAGAGGACCTTAATTCTTCAAATCGTTCAATTAACTTATCGTTCAATTTCCCCTTAGCAAAAATGTAGTACATTTGCCAAGACTTGTTTGCTGTCTGTTTACTTGTTTAGATTTACATTGGCGTTACAAGGATAATGTGGTTAATAACATTAGAAAATACTTTAAAAGAATGACCTTGTGCTTTATTAACAAACATTTTTTCATTGGTGTATGAATTACTGTGTTTAGTTAATACTCTTGCTTTTTTAGATAATAAGACAATCGTCCCTAATCAAGTGTTCCAGCCATTGGGAAGCTGCCCATGTGATCTAACTCCAGGAGCGTGTGATGTACAATGCTGCTGTGACCAGGTACCTTTTAATGTTACTCAAACTCCTAACTCCAGTGCCTATACTGTGTTTATGACTCTTTTGTAATATATGTTGTGCCAAGGCCCAATAGTACAAGATTAGGAAATCATTGCAGTTACTGGAAAAACTCTTGGCGTTTTTACCATACACAGCACTGATGCAATATCTGTCCTGGTTTAGTTTTTAGTTCAGTTTCCATTTGCTAGGCTTTAACTAAAAGCTTTAATAAATGAGTTGAGAAGAAGCAAAAGTTATATTAACTATAATGGCCTTTCATTGACGGctcaatgtaaatgtgtttacatgtgtgtgACCTTCCAATGCATTCAAATAAGTCTTTTGTTAGAGTTAATAATGAGTAAACGAATGACTTGAAATAGGTTGGCACTGTcatatttggtgtgttttttttttcttctttccagGACTGTACTGCAGAGTTGCTGTGGCTTTTTGCAAGTCAATGTCTCCCTGGTCCATTTGGAGGCACTGTTACTCTGGCTCCAGAATACGAGTGCTTAACACAGTCTGCTGATGATGCTCCTGATTGGTTCCCTTTCCTCTGTGTCAATTCCCCCTCTGAAAACAACCCTTTCTTAGGGCTCTTTTATGATGGCCAGACAATGTAAGTTCCACTGTTTAGAATCTAAATAGTTTTTAAGTGTTATCTACATTTTCATTAGATATGTAATGCACGTttaccaagttttttttttttttatttgaatgctTGATGCTCCTTCAGAGTTCCAAAGCCCACTCCTTCTTTCCAGGCTGAACAGATGACAGCTCCTGTCCCTCCCATGAATTACCAGCAGGGAGAGCCAATTTTTACTATAGATAACCAGTACTTCACCATCCCACAGGTACTACTCAGCCATTCCTGTGTCAAAGATTCTTTACTGCTTTAGATACAAAACATGAGTCCAAGAAAGATGTATATGTAAATTTTCAGGTGACCATGCTGGGGCAGTGTTTAGAGAGTGCTCCAGTAGCATTTCTGCaggattttaaagctgtgtgtgtgaagactCTTCAGACCTGTCCTGCTGCACCTGTGGATCTGACGGTTGCAGTGAGAGATGGGCTTGGAGGTGGGTATACCTCAGGTATAAATGGTTAACTCCTGATTAGAAATTTGGGACTGTTATTTAGACACTAAAATTTGTATTCCAGGAGTGATCACAGTCAGTGTTGTGGATGAAGCGATTACAGATGTCAGCTCATATGTGTCCAGTCCTGTTAAACTCCAGTTTGGTCAGTCTGGTCAGAACATCCCACATTACTTCACCAATTCCTCTGATTTATGAATGCTGAAGTCTATGCTGATTcttctgtttgttgtgtgtttgtgttgcagaGTCTGTGGTTAGGAGGcaactgtgtgtaaatgtggttCTCTCATTGAGTTACACTCTTTACTGGAAAGGGAATGGCCTCACTGGCATCAGTGTGACCCGACGCATTGCTAACATCACACTGGATCCAGCAGgtgaatttttttattcatgATATCGCTCTGGAATAATACCACAGTGCCTTTTAAGGGTCCTGTCAGTTTATTCTGTCTCTTTGTAGAATTCTTCAATTTACAGTTTCACTAAATAAATTGCAGTACCCACCCACCCCACCACCCTTTCTTTTTCAGTGTCTCTGACCAATCGATATTCTGCAGTGTTTGTGAATGGAAATGTTACAGCTCAGCCTTACTCAGGCAACCCAGGTCTGACTACATCTTAACTCTGTTCCAATACAGTGTTACTTTACTTCTAAAAGAATAAAAGTAAAGTGTTGTTTTTGAATAAAAAGTAGTGATGAAACCTCAATTAGGCAAAACCTGAGTACCATACATGGAGAATTATTGTGTAAAGATCATTATTTATGATGATGCAGCAGAAATAAATGTCTTAAAAATACTACAGCAATTATACAATTATTTTCCTCTGATATCGTAAAACAACCTTGGGTTTGTAAAAGGCACTATACATGTTCAACCTTATTATTTGTGTACAAAATAACACAGCAAAATCGTTTATATAATATCAATCTACAGTTTGAACAGTAGGTACAGACttttgatataaaataaaagtatagtaataataaatcaATCTCACAAAGAAAATCTGTAGAAACAATAATCAGACACACTTACTCTGCGTTTTCTTGGTTCTTTTCAGGTTATCAGGTGGAAAGACCTGTGATTGGTGGAGTTTTGAACTCTGCTACGGGAGGCTTGGAGAGAACTCCACTCAGCCTCTGGCAAGCAGGTAATATATCTCACATAAGCCTTGGGAACTGTAAAGAGACTACAGAGGCTGCAGATGTGAGACACAGAGGGACATAGAACAACATTCTAGCTTTCTTTTAACAAATAAGAGATAGATAACCATATTATGCTTAGTAAAATTAGatttaaagttatttacatGGAGCAATTTCCtatgttttttgtttagtgGTCATATACACTTCAGCCTTAGATATTGAAGATTTCCTTCTATCCTCTGTGCAGTCGGAGTTAGCCTGTGTTCCTCGGCTAGAATGAGGCAAGTTCTTTATGGTCTCAACTCCACATCTGGCTGTTTGATGCCTGTCAGTCTGCTCAATCTGACTCTGTGCAGTCAGCTCAGGTGAACAATACTAGCTACATACTGTTGCATTTCACCCATAATCATGCATATGCATATCAATGTACACACACCTGGTTATGTTTACCAATGGGACATACATCGTGAAGTATCGAACCTTTCTGTTTGCTTTCATGTTTTCACTCATTATATTGTGCCACAAACCTATGTGCAccttatattttgtttattttttacatcaatttgcataaatgtttttttacacaGAACACACGAATTAAAACTTATTTACACGAATGTGATGTTATTTACAGAATTTGATACGATgtatattaaaaacaacaaattgtGGCCACTCAAATatatctttttaattttttatgctTACCAATAGTTAAAATAATAGAAATTTTGCTtaaaaatgctatattcactGTTCTTTCTGtagatattttattgttttatttattatgtgttATTTTACCTGTCTGGGGTGTGTCCCTGTAATGCACAATGGGGATTTCAAGTAGTCTCCACTCATCAAGGCCCTGAACAACATGAAaaattacagaatatgaatgaatgaaagaaaatgtatacatttgaaAAGCTGCAGCTTTCAGTTTACTTCTTTGGGGCAAAATTATGTCTTGATTTTGCACATTTTATTCCTGTACCACAGTTTGAATTATTTGAAttacattaattatattaaatggcATATTTTAAGTACAATATTCCCCCAGCAGTATATGTAAAATGTTCTCTAATTTACAGACTAATTTGTGCAttaaaaaatctgtttaatttgttaaattaaaatgtctATTTTGCCACAGAGAAACTGTTCGCTCTACATTGGCTGGGCTGGTATCTGCTACACATATTTCTAGGACAGGGAAAGCAGATTTCTCCTCACCGGAGAGCTGGACACTCATCCGCAGTGAGTAATCTGTCCATTAATACTGTTCAGTATCAGGGTCATTCAAGATCTGctctttattgatttattaataGTGGCACTGGAGGGGCTCAATATTGATCTTAGATGACACTCAAATATTGTTGATGCAGTTCATGGATATTTCAGTAGGTAACTATTATCAAAATATTGTTGTGTGATCTGTGATTTATTGCTATATGAGATATACAATTACATCTTATGTTCTTTTCAGCTGTAGTACAGAACTCCAGTCAGCCAGCAGTGGATTTCAATGGAGTGTGTACAGGAGTTCCAGCTCATTTGCACATCCACATCAGAAGTCTCATCATGGGAACGGTGGCGGGTGTGCCACAAAAGatgatccaatcagcagagCTGAGGTACAGTCATACATCACCATAAACTTTGACAAGCTACTCATGATAATATTAGCAAAGATTGTGCTTGATGCTCCATCAGTGGTGTTCAGTCCTGTTCCTGGGCATCTACAGTGATGCATAAATCTAGTCTAACACACCTGATGCAGGTAAttaagtccttcacagggcgacaaactcacatgcacattcactcacaccaatggacacttttgactcgccaatccacctaccagcctGTGTTTTTGCGGAAatggggtgaacacaccaaaatcctcacagatataattaatatataaaatatttaaatattaatatatacaaatatttatagtataaaatataatatgtatttgttttgtttttctgtactGCACTGCAGTACATCTGCTCAATTCAGATCCAACTTGattttccaaaatgtttttaagTAATAGTGCTTATTGAATTCTTTCTCTGTTTGAGATCATGATCACAGATCTTACTTCAAAGCCTGTATTAAAAAACATATGAATGCATGTGTTTGGCAATATGTAGTTGCTgacttttgttatttttctttgaCAATTCAAGTTTTAAAGTTGCTACATGGAGTTTGGAGTGTGATGCAGAGGAGGGTAGCCCTTGTGTGTCTCCAGACCTCACACAGTCTTTCCTTGTGACCTCATCTGTGACTTTTACTGATGTGCCTATCAGTACTCTGCCTAAGTCTAGGTGAGTTGCAAAGAGCAGGCTGTCCTTCAGAGCATATGGTTTATAAGTAGGGCACTTATTTATGAAAGACACACATTTGTAAAGCTTTCTGAATTATGCATGGGTCTGGAgtaccttttagatgtttggcATTTGGCAGATACTATTATCCAGAGCCCCTTACACATTTAATACAGTACAGAAGATGGTACATTTTGTGTTAGTGGTTTAGTGTTAGTCTTGCCTTAGAACTCTTATTGATGTTGTATGATTATTCCTACCTGAGCAGGGACTAGGTGTTACCATTCTTCACACCACATTAATTTGATATTTTAGTAGTACGCCTTAGAGCTCTGAAAGTGTGAATCTCTTTCATAATTCCCCTTATATGGGAACGTTAATATTCAATGCAGTCACTGTTTGCTGAATGTAGCatactaaaaaaataaagcctAGACCATATTTACTTAATTTGTAtggtaaattaatatataaaaatcgATTCTGTACTCTGCTTTGGTCTAAGCAATGTTATCTTTACACATACATCTGCTCTGACATAAATACATAGGATAATTTCTTACCGCACACATCACATTATCACAGCTTTATTACTGCTGTTAACTCTTATGCTTATCACTGTGTATTTATGATAGGTGTGGACATGTTAAATGATACAGTAAAGAAATTTAAGGCCCCACTGATTTTTCAGAGTTCTTTTATAATTCATGCAATGAATTGTAATCAAGGTCATTCAGTGTGGGTTAAAGAAATATTATTAaggaagtaaataaaaatatttgttataAGTAAATTCGGGACTGAATTGTAGCTGCAAATACCTTACATTTTCAAGGAGAATTTTGGTTAAACTAACACATTGACACTGATACAAGCACAGTATTGTTtactaatatattttaattaaaatgtttgaaCAGAAAGCTGCCAcccttattaattatttttttaaggataTTTTATATTAAGTATTGTCTTAAATTATTCATACTtttataatacatatatataataattgattatttattattatgagcTTG includes:
- the LOC136677030 gene encoding tectonic-2-like isoform X1 translates to MSTKIVCFFLNYLPRALFVSVLLMREETLSAVVFQPSFLFMSGSRASAFLVGNVSDITLTISSVTPSNTTGHLPPPSCISASAVQWNLSQELIGNSALLVRLSLNRTLQLCGNETDCCARPLCVVETLQVSACLHDAPLASLIIQAQIYAQLSPAGPVSDNKTIVPNQVFQPLGSCPCDLTPGACDVQCCCDQDCTAELLWLFASQCLPGPFGGTVTLAPEYECLTQSADDAPDWFPFLCVNSPSENNPFLGLFYDGQTIVPKPTPSFQAEQMTAPVPPMNYQQGEPIFTIDNQYFTIPQVTMLGQCLESAPVAFLQDFKAVCVKTLQTCPAAPVDLTVAVRDGLGGVITVSVVDEAITDVSSYVSSPVKLQFGQSESVVRRQLCVNVVLSLSYTLYWKGNGLTGISVTRRIANITLDPAVSLTNRYSAVFVNGNVTAQPYSGNPGYQVERPVIGGVLNSATGGLERTPLSLWQAVGVSLCSSARMRQVLYGLNSTSGCLMPVSLLNLTLCSQLRETVRSTLAGLVSATHISRTGKADFSSPESWTLIRTVVQNSSQPAVDFNGVCTGVPAHLHIHIRSLIMGTVAGVPQKMIQSAELSFKVATWSLECDAEEGSPCVSPDLTQSFLVTSSVTFTDVPISTLPKSRFHINFTEFDCERNDVCWPELFFPLTVYYTGEPYTQALAKGLILVFFFIAAFVLGNPWRQIRQAWSNT
- the LOC136677030 gene encoding tectonic-2-like isoform X2; its protein translation is MSTKIVCFFLNYLPRALFVSVLLMREETLSAVVFQPSFLFMSGSRASAFLVGNVSDITLTISSVTPSNTTGHLPPPSCISASAVQWNLSQELIGNSALLVRLSLNRTLQLCGNETDCCARPLCVVETLQVSACLHDAPLASLIIQAQIYAQLSPAGPVSDNKTIVPNQVFQPLGSCPCDLTPGACDVQCCCDQDCTAELLWLFASQCLPGPFGGTVTLAPEYECLTQSADDAPDWFPFLCVNSPSENNPFLGLFYDGQTIVPKPTPSFQAEQMTAPVPPMNYQQGEPIFTIDNQYFTIPQVTMLGQCLESAPVAFLQDFKAVCVKTLQTCPAAPVDLTVAVRDGLGGVITVSVVDEAITDVSSYVSSPVKLQFESVVRRQLCVNVVLSLSYTLYWKGNGLTGISVTRRIANITLDPAVSLTNRYSAVFVNGNVTAQPYSGNPGYQVERPVIGGVLNSATGGLERTPLSLWQAVGVSLCSSARMRQVLYGLNSTSGCLMPVSLLNLTLCSQLRETVRSTLAGLVSATHISRTGKADFSSPESWTLIRTVVQNSSQPAVDFNGVCTGVPAHLHIHIRSLIMGTVAGVPQKMIQSAELSFKVATWSLECDAEEGSPCVSPDLTQSFLVTSSVTFTDVPISTLPKSRFHINFTEFDCERNDVCWPELFFPLTVYYTGEPYTQALAKGLILVFFFIAAFVLGNPWRQIRQAWSNT